In Brachypodium distachyon strain Bd21 chromosome 5, Brachypodium_distachyon_v3.0, whole genome shotgun sequence, the genomic window TTTGGACAATAGCAATGTAATTCCAGCAAATTTGTGACATTTAAAACTGATTCCAACAACTATTTGGACAATAGCAAAGTAAATTCCAGTAAGTTTGTGACATTCAAAACTGATTCCAGCAACTAGTTGGACAATAGCAATGTAATTCTAGCAAGTTTGTGACATTTAAAACTGATTCCAGCAACTATTTGGACAATAGCAAAGTAAATTCCAGCAAGTTTGTAACATTCAAAACTGATTCCAGCAACTAGTTGGACAATAGCAAAGTAATTCCAGCATGTATATACCTTAATATGACTCGTGTAATGCTCATGATCAAGAACAATCATACACTTGTCTTCATCCCACAATGCAGCACTCAGTTTCTTGAGTTTTGCTATTCGCTGccacttcttcttccttgtccTATTGTGATTATACACCTAAGCTCCAGTCACAGTGGTCTTGAAATGATCATTCAAAGCTTTAGCACAAGCATTGAGGTGCACGGTCTTGAAACCATGAGATGTTCTCACACCACCAGCCACCAAATTAAATAAGTGATTAAGCATGAATGAAGACATTGGAGGTGTCCAGCACACTTGACCATCCCCTTTGAATCCTTCAACATCCATTTCCTACAAAGTTAGGCAGGTCAAACACATACACTTGCAAACTCAATTCAGTCCATAAACTCCAACAAATAACATAACAATAGTACCATTGTACATTGGGTTCACAAATACAAATAGGTTCACAATACAAATAGGTTCACAATGAACAATTACACATTATTGGCAATGTAGTTCTCTCGGGCTTGCCACATTTGATCGGCTATTCCCTGCCTAAAATTAACCATATAAGCATCCTCTTGAGCTAGGCCACTTGAAGATGAAGCATAATTAATATTAGGTGGCCATTCATCTTCGGGTATGATATATTCATCAATCTCATCACCTAGTACCCAATTATGAATAATGCAGCAGGCTACAACAATGTCCACTTGAGTTGGGAAGCGAAAGAATGGAGTGGCATCATCGAGTATTTTGAATCTCCTCTTGAGTGACCCAAATGCGCGCTCTACGGTCACTCGAAGAGAAGAATGCCTAAAGTTGAACAACTCCTTCTCATTTTGCACAGGATTGTTCCCCCACTCATTCAAATGGTATCTCACATCACGAAAAGGAGGCAAAAATCCCAGCTTGGCTCCATACCCAGCATCAACTAGGTAATATTTTCCTAACATGAGGGACAAGTTGGTTACTTTGGTACATTTGAATTAATTATACTAAGAAATGAAGCTACATAATTGATTTATTACCTTGTGGGACACGTAATCCATTTGGGCGTTCTAAAGCATCTCTTAAAACTAGAGCATCATGGGCTGTCCCCTCCC contains:
- the LOC100839478 gene encoding protein ALP1-like, with the protein product MDNRTKMLIYAAASYMLISMLAVVVESRKRKRREHITYGPMFDRDRMRIEYLDNKIWKNDTTCINMLRLRREPFFRFCKLLRDRQLLQDTIHMCVEQQVAMFLNTVGHNLRNRLVATNFDRSGETVSRYFNLVLLAIGELRNELIRKPSMETPTKIQGNYRWDPYFQDCVGAIDGTHIRASITKAMEPAFYGRKSHASQNVMAAVDFDLRFTYVLAGWEGTAHDALVLRDALERPNGLRVPQGKYYLVDAGYGAKLGFLPPFRDVRYHLNEWGNNPVQNEKELFNFRHSSLRVTVERAFGSLKRRFKILDDATPFFRFPTQVDIVVACCIIHNWVLGDEIDEYIIPEDEWPPNINYASSSSGLAQEDAYMVNFRQGIADQMWQARENYIANNEMDVEGFKGDGQVCWTPPMSSFMLNHLFNLVAGGVRTSHGFKTVHLNACAKALNDHFKTTVTGA